A region from the Corynebacterium halotolerans YIM 70093 = DSM 44683 genome encodes:
- the lspA gene encoding signal peptidase II, with amino-acid sequence MAAIVLVVAAVDQITKAIMLSWLEPGVPVPVIGDWFRFFLLFNPGAAFSMGENSTWLFTTIQLAFVIGVAVAAPRIRHRGTAVGLALIAGGGLGNLIDRLFREPGFWFGHVVDFISVGDFAVFNLADSAITVGVVVFVIAMLADERRQHREEKRVQDEDERREVTADES; translated from the coding sequence ATGGCCGCGATAGTCCTCGTCGTCGCGGCCGTGGATCAGATCACCAAGGCGATCATGCTCTCCTGGCTGGAACCAGGCGTCCCGGTGCCCGTGATCGGGGACTGGTTCCGCTTCTTCCTGTTGTTCAACCCGGGCGCGGCGTTCTCGATGGGGGAGAACTCCACCTGGCTGTTCACCACCATCCAGCTCGCCTTCGTCATCGGCGTCGCCGTCGCGGCCCCGCGCATCCGCCACCGCGGGACGGCCGTCGGCCTGGCGCTGATCGCCGGCGGCGGACTGGGCAACCTGATCGACCGCCTGTTCCGCGAGCCGGGCTTCTGGTTCGGCCACGTCGTGGACTTCATCTCGGTGGGCGATTTCGCGGTGTTCAACCTCGCCGACTCCGCCATCACCGTCGGCGTGGTCGTCTTCGTGATCGCGATGCTGGCCGACGAGCGGCGGCAGCACCGGGAGGAGAAGCGGGTACAGGACGAGGACGAGCGCAGGGAGGTCACCGCAGATGAGTCGTGA
- a CDS encoding RluA family pseudouridine synthase, with amino-acid sequence MSREIRNLPVPEGLAGMRVDAALSKLLGISRTVAAELAADGDVLVDGAAVGKSDRLTEGTWLEVTLPEPAEPLTPKVERVEGLDVLYSDSHIIAVNKPVGVAAHPTVGWEGPTVVGGLAAAGFRISTSGPPERKGIVQRLDVGTSGVMVVAASERGYSVLKQAFRDRTVEKTYHALVQGHPDPFSGTIDAPIGRHPSAGWRFAVTSDGKHAVTHYETIEAFPEATLVEVSLETGRTHQIRVHMSAIKHPCVGDPMYGSNPELAGRLGLTRQWLHAVRLGFTHPGTGRWTEIEAPYPDDLQHALDVVRK; translated from the coding sequence ATGAGTCGTGAGATTCGTAATCTGCCCGTGCCCGAGGGGCTGGCCGGCATGCGTGTCGACGCCGCGCTGTCCAAGCTGCTGGGCATCTCCCGCACCGTCGCCGCCGAACTGGCGGCGGACGGCGACGTGCTCGTCGACGGCGCGGCCGTCGGCAAGTCCGACCGCCTGACCGAGGGCACGTGGCTGGAGGTCACGCTGCCGGAGCCCGCCGAACCGCTGACCCCGAAGGTCGAGCGGGTGGAGGGCCTCGACGTGCTCTACTCGGACTCCCACATCATCGCCGTGAACAAGCCCGTCGGGGTGGCCGCCCACCCGACCGTCGGCTGGGAGGGCCCGACCGTGGTCGGTGGCCTGGCCGCGGCCGGTTTCCGCATCTCCACCTCCGGCCCGCCGGAGCGCAAGGGCATCGTGCAGCGACTGGACGTGGGCACCTCCGGGGTCATGGTCGTCGCCGCCTCCGAGCGGGGTTACTCGGTGCTCAAGCAGGCCTTCCGCGACCGGACGGTGGAGAAGACCTACCACGCGCTCGTGCAGGGGCACCCGGATCCGTTCTCCGGCACGATCGACGCCCCCATCGGCCGCCACCCCTCCGCCGGCTGGCGCTTCGCGGTGACCAGCGACGGCAAACACGCCGTGACCCACTACGAGACGATCGAGGCGTTCCCCGAGGCCACGCTCGTGGAGGTGTCCCTGGAGACCGGGCGCACCCACCAGATCCGTGTGCACATGTCCGCGATCAAGCACCCGTGTGTGGGTGATCCCATGTACGGCTCCAATCCGGAGCTGGCCGGCCGACTGGGCCTGACCCGCCAGTGGCTGCACGCCGTGCGCCTCGGCTTCACCCACCCGGGCACCGGCCGCTGGACGGAGATCGAGGCCCCGTACCCGGATGACCTGCAGCACGCGCTGGACGTGGTGCGCAAGTGA
- a CDS encoding DNA alkylation repair protein, protein MPETVTETATAVTAELAELEDPRIREVNARHGDDHGVNLTRLRAVAKRLKSRPELARELWATGDSAARLLAVLISRPRNYEMDELDAMLRQARTPKEQDWLVNYLGKKHPRSEELRLSWSADADARVAAAGWELTAERIVKKPSGLDLSGLLDVIEAEMGQAPDRLQWAMNNCLAQIGIHHEGHRARALAIGERLAVLKDYPTPPNCTSPYAPVWINEMVDRRNAGRNGRNN, encoded by the coding sequence ATGCCCGAGACAGTGACCGAGACAGCAACCGCGGTGACGGCCGAGCTGGCCGAACTCGAGGACCCGAGGATCCGTGAGGTCAACGCCCGGCACGGCGACGACCACGGCGTGAACCTGACCAGGCTGCGGGCGGTGGCCAAGCGGTTGAAGAGCCGGCCTGAGCTCGCCCGCGAGCTGTGGGCGACGGGGGATTCCGCGGCCCGGCTGCTGGCCGTCCTCATCAGCCGTCCCCGCAACTACGAGATGGATGAGCTGGATGCGATGCTGCGTCAGGCGCGCACGCCCAAGGAACAGGACTGGCTGGTCAACTACCTGGGCAAGAAGCATCCGCGCTCCGAGGAGCTGCGTCTGTCCTGGTCCGCCGATGCGGACGCCCGGGTCGCGGCCGCGGGCTGGGAACTGACCGCGGAGCGGATCGTCAAGAAGCCGTCGGGACTGGATCTTTCCGGGCTGCTCGACGTCATCGAGGCGGAGATGGGGCAGGCCCCGGACCGGTTGCAGTGGGCGATGAACAACTGCCTGGCCCAGATCGGGATCCACCACGAGGGGCACCGGGCGAGGGCGCTGGCGATCGGTGAGCGCCTGGCGGTGCTCAAGGACTATCCGACGCCGCCGAACTGCACGTCCCCGTACGCGCCGGTCTGGATCAACGAGATGGTCGACCGGCGGAACGCGGGCCGGAACGGCCGGAACAACTAG
- a CDS encoding asparaginase encodes MSPTSPRISVLTTGGTIACRTAADGSLSPTVTGPELVAAMSAVGTVGTVGAVADRTGAGPDVRARELTLLDSSKITLADVDGLIAAVRGELADPHVTGVVVTHGTDSMEDSALALDLVHDDPRPVVFTGAQRAFDHPETDGPGNLAAAVELAADPAAHDRGVLLAFGGQVLPARGLIKRHTSELAAFASAAAADLARPEPLPVVPLAGTEVMVLAAWPGAGRELVDAAVAAGAQGLVIEALGSGNIGAGMGEGVVDALDAGIPVVISTRVPEGAVKLAYAGSGGGATLAGHGAVAAGHLRAGQARMVLATALAAGVDPAALF; translated from the coding sequence ATGAGCCCCACCTCCCCGCGCATCAGCGTCCTGACCACCGGCGGGACGATCGCCTGCCGCACCGCCGCCGACGGATCCCTCTCCCCCACGGTCACCGGCCCCGAGCTCGTTGCCGCCATGAGTGCAGTAGGCACAGTGGGCACAGTGGGCGCAGTGGCCGACCGTACCGGCGCCGGCCCGGACGTCCGCGCCCGCGAACTCACCCTGCTCGACTCGTCGAAGATCACGCTCGCCGACGTCGACGGGCTCATCGCTGCCGTGCGCGGGGAACTCGCCGACCCGCACGTCACCGGCGTGGTGGTCACCCACGGCACCGACTCGATGGAGGACTCCGCCCTCGCCCTGGACCTGGTCCACGACGATCCCCGCCCCGTGGTCTTCACCGGCGCGCAGCGCGCCTTCGACCACCCGGAGACCGACGGCCCCGGCAACCTGGCGGCCGCGGTGGAGCTGGCCGCCGACCCGGCCGCCCACGACCGCGGCGTGCTCCTGGCCTTCGGCGGGCAGGTGCTGCCGGCCCGTGGACTCATCAAGCGACACACCTCGGAGCTGGCCGCCTTCGCCTCGGCGGCCGCGGCGGACCTCGCCCGGCCCGAACCGCTGCCCGTGGTCCCGCTCGCCGGCACGGAGGTCATGGTCCTGGCCGCCTGGCCCGGCGCGGGACGCGAACTCGTCGACGCCGCCGTGGCCGCCGGTGCGCAGGGGCTGGTCATCGAGGCCCTCGGCTCGGGCAATATCGGCGCGGGCATGGGCGAGGGCGTGGTGGACGCGCTCGACGCGGGCATCCCGGTGGTGATCTCCACCCGCGTGCCGGAAGGCGCGGTCAAGCTCGCCTACGCCGGTTCCGGCGGCGGAGCCACCCTGGCCGGGCACGGGGCCGTCGCGGCCGGCCACCTGCGCGCCGGGCAGGCGCGGATGGTGCTGGCCACCGCACTCGCCGCGGGCGTGGATCCGGCGGCGTTGTTCTAG
- a CDS encoding cation:proton antiporter yields the protein MTTLLMIAALLLTTVAVVAVGERIGLPWPALLTIVTAGAFLVPGIPELEIPSELILPVFLPPLLWALARRTSWPVIRGQLSTIVSLSVLLVFATIAVLTGVTLLLLPGIGVAAAIVLAAALAPPDPVAVDAVAEPVGIPRRIITSLQSEGLFNDAASIVTFHVALGALVAGSELSWTAGVLSFLWSVIAAVALGLLSGRLSAWFTDHVPSVEASNALTWVLPFAIYLLAEEVGASGVIAIVIAAVEMNSRASIGAEDRLSGGAFWGTVEILFTGVAFGLIGLSVRDAVEEVGSDLWAAVGVGVVLSLAAIAVRFLWLWGSYRINRWRGRTNTAPLRMQEALLMSWAGMRGLVTLALVLSIPSGFFPFHHELAVIALVVLLITMVLPALTLPWLMGRLNLEQGPDAAGDQARAELVERVRRAARAHLEEHPEVPTERIDAIRQWISRELGDDTEAAGRFAEQRRAAGKLRLGALRAAQEELIAARREPGVNPAYVDEVLGTVDRMILAAER from the coding sequence ATGACCACCCTGCTGATGATCGCCGCGCTCCTTCTGACGACCGTCGCTGTGGTTGCGGTCGGCGAGCGCATCGGGCTGCCCTGGCCCGCCCTGCTCACCATCGTCACCGCGGGGGCATTCCTGGTTCCGGGGATCCCGGAACTGGAGATCCCCTCCGAACTCATCCTCCCGGTGTTCCTGCCACCGCTGCTGTGGGCCCTGGCGCGCCGCACCTCCTGGCCCGTGATCCGCGGTCAGCTCTCCACCATCGTCTCCCTGTCGGTGCTGCTGGTGTTCGCCACGATCGCGGTGTTGACCGGCGTCACCCTTCTGCTGCTGCCGGGCATCGGGGTGGCCGCGGCCATCGTGCTGGCCGCCGCCCTCGCCCCGCCGGACCCCGTGGCCGTGGACGCGGTCGCGGAACCGGTGGGCATTCCACGGCGCATCATCACCTCGCTGCAGAGTGAGGGGCTGTTCAACGACGCGGCGTCGATCGTGACCTTCCACGTGGCGCTCGGCGCCCTGGTCGCGGGCTCCGAGCTGTCCTGGACCGCCGGGGTGCTCAGCTTCCTGTGGTCCGTGATCGCCGCCGTGGCCCTCGGCCTGCTCAGCGGCCGGCTGTCGGCCTGGTTCACCGACCATGTCCCCAGCGTCGAGGCGAGCAACGCGCTGACCTGGGTGCTGCCCTTCGCCATCTATCTCCTCGCCGAGGAGGTGGGGGCCTCCGGGGTCATCGCGATCGTCATCGCCGCCGTGGAGATGAACTCGCGGGCGTCGATCGGCGCGGAGGACCGGCTGTCCGGCGGAGCCTTCTGGGGAACGGTGGAGATCCTCTTCACGGGCGTCGCCTTCGGACTGATCGGCCTGAGTGTGCGGGACGCCGTCGAGGAGGTCGGCTCCGATCTGTGGGCCGCGGTGGGGGTCGGCGTGGTGCTGTCCCTGGCGGCCATCGCGGTGCGCTTCCTCTGGCTGTGGGGGAGTTACCGGATCAACCGGTGGCGGGGCCGCACCAACACCGCTCCCCTGCGCATGCAGGAGGCACTGCTGATGAGCTGGGCCGGCATGCGCGGTCTGGTTACCCTCGCCCTGGTGCTGTCCATCCCCTCCGGTTTCTTCCCCTTCCACCACGAGCTCGCGGTCATCGCCCTGGTGGTGTTGCTGATCACCATGGTCCTGCCCGCGCTGACGCTGCCGTGGCTGATGGGCCGGCTGAATCTGGAGCAGGGCCCCGATGCCGCCGGGGATCAGGCCCGGGCCGAGCTGGTCGAGCGGGTGCGCCGGGCGGCCCGGGCCCACCTGGAAGAGCACCCCGAGGTCCCGACGGAGAGGATCGACGCCATCCGGCAGTGGATCAGCCGGGAGCTGGGCGACGATACCGAGGCCGCCGGACGGTTCGCCGAACAGCGGCGCGCCGCCGGGAAGCTGCGCCTCGGGGCGCTTCGCGCGGCCCAGGAGGAGTTGATCGCCGCCCGGCGCGAACCGGGCGTGAATCCCGCCTACGTCGATGAGGTGCTCGGTACCGTGGACCGGATGATCCTCGCCGCCGAACGCTGA
- a CDS encoding ABC-F family ATP-binding cassette domain-containing protein, with the protein MASPHHLKIDGVSFTYPGGVRRVLTDLTFAVPSGQVTGLIGENGAGKSTLLELIAGVLVPDVGTVTTPPTTGFIAQETQLPFSSPAAPLIDAAVAELRAVETRISELSLRLGEDSSPAEADEVARDFDAALARAEQSGVWELDSRIASVLAGLGLADVPLETTLGEMSGGQRRRFALAALLLRPVDALVLDEPTNHLDDAGVDFLIAELQDFPGPALVASHDRFFLDAVADSLVDLDPGLGPEGGVGEATRQGTQFTGAFTDYLAARETTRRRWAELHAAQEHERARLEKAAGQGENDIFHSSTPKSESRISQKFYADRAAKTVGNRLRSARSRLEALERAAIPAPPARLRFHGIPEHVTLAVLGEPAVVARDLVVTDRLGPLTVTVQPGQHLLVEGPNGAGKSTFLATLEGRLTPDEGLLRIPEEITVARLSQDDEWVELDTPAAEIFAARVPSGSPDLREMGLMNEETAARPLGELSLGQRRRVSLGIILASPPDLLLLDEPTNHLSLALAEELEQALADFPGTVVIATHDRWIRRRWQQRTDGRARLVTLER; encoded by the coding sequence ATGGCCTCTCCCCACCACCTCAAGATCGACGGTGTGAGCTTCACATACCCGGGCGGTGTGCGCCGGGTGCTCACTGACCTCACCTTCGCCGTCCCCTCCGGGCAGGTCACCGGCCTGATCGGCGAGAACGGCGCCGGAAAGTCCACCCTGCTGGAGCTGATCGCCGGCGTCCTGGTCCCGGATGTCGGGACGGTCACCACCCCGCCGACCACCGGTTTCATTGCCCAGGAGACGCAACTGCCGTTCAGCTCGCCGGCCGCCCCACTCATCGACGCCGCCGTGGCCGAGCTGCGCGCCGTCGAGACGCGGATCAGCGAACTGTCCCTGCGCCTGGGTGAGGACTCCTCCCCCGCGGAGGCCGATGAGGTGGCCCGTGACTTCGACGCCGCCCTGGCCCGCGCGGAGCAGTCCGGGGTGTGGGAGCTCGACTCCCGCATCGCCTCGGTGCTCGCCGGTCTCGGCCTGGCCGACGTCCCCCTGGAGACCACACTGGGCGAGATGTCCGGGGGCCAGCGCCGCCGCTTCGCGCTCGCGGCCCTGCTGCTGCGCCCGGTGGACGCCCTCGTGCTCGACGAACCGACGAACCACCTCGACGACGCGGGCGTGGACTTCCTCATCGCGGAGCTGCAGGATTTCCCCGGTCCGGCGCTGGTGGCCAGCCACGACCGCTTCTTCCTCGACGCCGTCGCGGACTCGCTCGTCGACCTCGACCCGGGGCTGGGGCCGGAGGGCGGCGTCGGCGAGGCGACCCGGCAGGGCACGCAGTTCACGGGCGCGTTCACCGACTATCTCGCCGCCCGGGAGACCACCCGCCGCCGCTGGGCGGAGCTCCATGCCGCGCAGGAACACGAGCGTGCCCGCCTGGAGAAAGCCGCCGGGCAGGGTGAGAACGACATCTTCCACAGCTCCACGCCGAAATCGGAGTCGCGGATCTCGCAGAAGTTCTACGCCGACCGGGCCGCGAAGACGGTGGGCAACCGGCTGCGCTCGGCGCGCTCCCGACTCGAGGCCCTGGAGCGGGCAGCCATCCCCGCCCCGCCGGCGCGCCTGCGCTTCCACGGCATCCCGGAGCACGTCACGCTGGCCGTCCTCGGCGAGCCCGCGGTCGTCGCCCGGGATCTGGTGGTCACCGACCGGCTGGGGCCGCTGACGGTGACGGTGCAGCCGGGTCAGCATCTGCTGGTGGAGGGCCCCAACGGGGCGGGCAAGTCCACCTTCCTGGCGACGCTCGAGGGCCGGCTCACCCCGGATGAGGGGCTGCTGCGCATCCCCGAGGAGATCACGGTGGCCCGGCTGAGCCAGGACGACGAGTGGGTGGAGCTGGACACCCCGGCCGCGGAGATCTTCGCCGCCCGCGTCCCGTCCGGTTCCCCCGACCTGCGGGAGATGGGCCTGATGAACGAGGAAACCGCCGCCCGGCCCCTGGGGGAACTCTCCCTGGGTCAGCGGCGGCGGGTGTCGCTGGGCATCATCCTGGCGTCACCGCCGGATCTGCTGCTGCTCGACGAGCCGACCAACCACCTCTCCCTCGCGCTCGCGGAGGAGCTGGAGCAGGCGCTGGCCGATTTCCCCGGCACGGTCGTCATAGCCACCCACGACCGGTGGATCCGTCGGCGCTGGCAACAGCGTACCGACGGCCGGGCGAGACTGGTCACCCTGGAAAGGTGA
- a CDS encoding DNA polymerase IV — protein MRRWVLHIDMDAFFASCEQLTRPTLRGRPVLVGGVSGRGVVAGASYEARPYGARSAMPMHQARALVGWSAVVVAPRKEVYSTASRRVFEIVAREAGVVERLSIDEGFLEPPELADTSPDEVRAWAENLRRIIREETGLPASIGAGSGKQYAKIASDAAKPDGVFLIPVEEQREILGPMPVKVLWGVGPVTGAKLHQMGIDTIADLAAMSRKEVEISLGATVGLSLWTLARGTDDRPVAPRAEAKQVSAEHTYETDLTTTGQVDAAITRAGEGAHRRLLRDGRGARTVTVKLRMADFRIESRSLTLSYATDDLDTLLATAARLARYPDEVGPIRLVGVSFSGLETARQDVLFPELDRQVVRPEPPTTDYEVGVRGGESAGEEVVEIDEPPPPSGWRATQDVRHPEYGHGWVQGSGHGVVTVRFETRTTGPGRTRSFAVDDPVLAPADPVDSLDWGDWLAEREAREALADG, from the coding sequence ATGAGACGCTGGGTACTGCACATCGACATGGACGCCTTCTTCGCGTCCTGCGAGCAGCTGACCCGCCCCACCCTGCGCGGCCGCCCGGTCCTCGTGGGCGGGGTCAGCGGCCGCGGCGTCGTCGCCGGGGCCTCCTACGAGGCCCGCCCCTACGGCGCCCGCTCGGCGATGCCCATGCACCAGGCCCGCGCACTGGTCGGCTGGTCCGCGGTCGTCGTCGCCCCGCGCAAGGAGGTCTACAGCACGGCGTCGAGACGCGTCTTCGAGATCGTCGCCCGCGAGGCCGGCGTCGTTGAACGCCTCAGCATCGACGAGGGCTTCCTGGAGCCGCCCGAGCTGGCGGACACAAGCCCCGACGAGGTCCGGGCCTGGGCGGAGAACCTGCGGCGGATCATCCGCGAGGAGACCGGGCTGCCGGCGTCGATCGGCGCGGGTTCGGGCAAGCAGTACGCGAAGATCGCCTCCGACGCCGCCAAGCCCGACGGGGTGTTCCTCATCCCCGTCGAGGAGCAGCGGGAGATCCTGGGTCCCATGCCGGTGAAGGTGCTGTGGGGCGTCGGACCCGTCACCGGGGCGAAACTGCACCAGATGGGCATCGACACGATCGCGGACCTGGCGGCGATGAGCCGGAAGGAGGTGGAGATCAGCCTCGGCGCGACGGTGGGCCTGAGCCTGTGGACGCTCGCCCGCGGCACCGACGACCGCCCCGTCGCCCCGCGCGCGGAGGCCAAGCAGGTCTCCGCCGAGCACACCTACGAGACCGACCTGACCACCACGGGCCAGGTCGACGCCGCGATCACCCGGGCGGGGGAGGGGGCGCACCGGCGGCTGCTCCGCGACGGCCGCGGGGCGCGCACCGTCACCGTCAAGCTGCGGATGGCGGACTTCCGCATCGAGTCCCGCTCCCTGACCCTGTCGTACGCGACCGACGACCTCGACACCCTGCTGGCCACCGCCGCGCGCCTGGCCCGCTACCCCGACGAGGTGGGGCCCATCCGCCTGGTGGGGGTCAGCTTCTCCGGGCTGGAGACCGCCCGGCAGGACGTGCTCTTCCCCGAACTCGACCGGCAGGTCGTCCGCCCCGAGCCCCCGACCACCGATTACGAGGTCGGCGTGCGCGGGGGAGAATCCGCCGGCGAGGAGGTCGTGGAGATCGACGAGCCGCCCCCGCCCTCGGGGTGGCGGGCCACGCAGGACGTGCGCCACCCGGAGTACGGGCACGGCTGGGTGCAGGGCTCCGGCCACGGGGTGGTCACCGTGCGCTTCGAGACGCGCACCACCGGGCCAGGCCGCACCCGCTCCTTCGCCGTCGACGATCCGGTCCTGGCACCCGCGGATCCGGTGGACAGTCTCGACTGGGGCGACTGGCTCGCCGAGCGGGAGGCGCGTGAGGCCCTGGCGGACGGCTAG
- the rarD gene encoding EamA family transporter RarD, with amino-acid sequence MIYGVAAYLLWGLMPAFFPLLLPAGPLEILAHRIVWAGVIMAVFVTVRRGWGELRQASVRTWARMGLAGLLIAGNWLIYIIAVNSGHVSEAALGYFINPLVSVIFGVIFLRERLRRVQLVAVLIAAVGVLQLTFLTGTPPVLALSLALTFGLYGLIKKRVDVSAAGSLTAETLLLAPFALGYVVYLEVTGTGTMTSEGPGHLALLVSAGLVTAVPLLLFGMGAKLIPLSTIGMLQYLTPTMQMLWALFVVNEQLEPARWIGFIIIWIAVAVYLMELLHQRRQRERPGDPATVVDAAPSDSAGTEADIRS; translated from the coding sequence ATGATCTACGGTGTCGCGGCGTATCTGCTCTGGGGGCTCATGCCGGCCTTCTTCCCCCTCCTTCTCCCGGCCGGCCCCCTGGAGATTCTCGCCCACCGCATCGTCTGGGCCGGCGTCATCATGGCCGTGTTCGTCACGGTGCGCCGCGGCTGGGGTGAGTTGCGGCAGGCCTCCGTGCGCACCTGGGCGCGCATGGGACTGGCCGGGTTGCTGATCGCCGGGAACTGGCTGATCTACATCATCGCCGTCAACTCGGGGCACGTCTCCGAGGCCGCGCTCGGCTACTTCATTAACCCGCTGGTCAGCGTCATCTTCGGCGTGATCTTCCTCCGCGAACGGCTGCGCCGCGTCCAGCTGGTCGCGGTGCTGATCGCCGCCGTCGGAGTGCTGCAGCTGACCTTCCTGACCGGCACTCCCCCGGTGCTCGCCCTGTCCCTGGCGCTGACCTTCGGCCTCTACGGGCTGATCAAGAAGCGGGTGGACGTCTCCGCCGCCGGATCGCTGACCGCCGAGACCCTGCTGCTGGCGCCCTTCGCCCTGGGGTACGTGGTCTACCTGGAGGTCACCGGCACGGGCACCATGACCAGCGAGGGGCCGGGGCACCTGGCGCTGCTGGTGTCCGCGGGTCTGGTGACCGCCGTGCCGCTGCTCCTGTTCGGAATGGGCGCGAAGCTGATCCCGCTGTCCACCATCGGGATGCTGCAGTACCTGACCCCGACCATGCAGATGCTCTGGGCGCTGTTCGTGGTCAACGAGCAGCTCGAGCCCGCCCGGTGGATCGGCTTCATCATCATCTGGATCGCGGTGGCCGTCTACCTGATGGAGCTGCTGCACCAGCGGCGGCAGAGAGAGCGGCCGGGGGATCCCGCCACCGTTGTCGACGCCGCCCCTTCCGACTCTGCCGGCACCGAGGCTGACATCCGGAGCTGA